A genomic segment from Nitrospira sp. encodes:
- a CDS encoding Heat shock protein Hsp20 — MAIVKWDPFRELEEMSDRLNRMIARPASNPAVGQSKEVMTVADWTPTVDITETEGEYAIKAELPEVKKEDVKVTVEDGVLTIQGERKQEKEEKGKKYHRIERSYGRFVRSFTLPDTVDEGKVRAEYADGVLHLHLPKSEKAKPKQIDVKIA, encoded by the coding sequence ATGGCTATCGTGAAATGGGATCCGTTCCGAGAATTGGAAGAGATGTCTGATCGCTTGAATCGGATGATCGCACGACCGGCAAGCAACCCGGCCGTCGGACAGTCCAAGGAGGTGATGACCGTCGCCGACTGGACACCGACCGTGGACATCACTGAAACCGAAGGCGAATACGCCATCAAGGCCGAGCTTCCGGAGGTGAAGAAGGAAGACGTCAAGGTGACGGTGGAAGACGGGGTCTTGACGATTCAAGGTGAACGGAAGCAGGAGAAGGAAGAGAAGGGCAAGAAATATCATCGCATCGAACGATCGTACGGCCGGTTCGTCCGAAGCTTCACGCTTCCGGATACGGTCGACGAGGGCAAGGTGAGGGCGGAGTATGCCGACGGTGTACTGCACCTCCATCTCCCGAAATCGGAAAAGGCGAAACCGAAGCAGATCGATGTGAAGATCGCCTGA
- a CDS encoding Citrate synthase (si), which produces MPHDFMPGLAGIPAAKSAISDVDGTRGILEYRGIRVEELCQQSSFLETSYLLLFGRLPTTPELTRWVQDITHHRRIKFRIVDLLKCLPEHGHPMDALQAAVAALGMFYPGRNVKDTDNNYWSAVRLIAKLPTIVAAWARLRRGDEYIPPRDDLPFADNFLYMLTEAVPHRLWSEIFDDCLILHAEHTMNASTFAGMVTASTLADPYTVVASAIGALKGPLHGGANEEVVTMLREIGTATQARAAVEAKLNGKQKLMGFGHRVYKVKDPRATVLQDLSIRLFNVCGTSPLYEVAVAVEQLAGERLQEKGIYPNVDFYSGIIYDKMGIEVDLFTPLFAMARVSGWLAHWLEQLRENKLFRPDQIYSGEHDRPYVPIDRR; this is translated from the coding sequence ATGCCGCATGACTTCATGCCGGGCCTGGCCGGTATTCCTGCCGCAAAATCAGCGATCAGCGATGTCGATGGCACAAGGGGGATACTCGAATATCGTGGCATCAGGGTGGAAGAACTGTGTCAACAGTCATCCTTCCTTGAAACCAGTTACCTCCTGCTCTTCGGCAGATTACCGACGACGCCCGAACTCACCCGGTGGGTTCAAGACATCACCCACCACCGTCGGATCAAGTTTCGCATCGTGGATCTGCTGAAATGTCTGCCGGAGCACGGCCATCCCATGGACGCACTCCAGGCGGCCGTGGCCGCGCTCGGGATGTTCTACCCAGGGCGCAATGTGAAAGACACGGACAACAACTACTGGTCTGCCGTGCGGCTGATCGCCAAACTGCCGACCATCGTAGCTGCCTGGGCCAGGCTGCGGCGCGGAGATGAATACATTCCGCCGCGCGATGACCTCCCGTTCGCCGACAACTTCCTCTATATGTTGACCGAAGCCGTGCCGCACCGGTTATGGAGCGAGATCTTCGACGACTGCCTGATTCTTCACGCCGAACACACCATGAACGCCTCGACCTTCGCCGGCATGGTCACCGCCTCGACCCTGGCCGACCCCTACACCGTCGTGGCTTCGGCGATCGGAGCGCTGAAGGGGCCGTTGCACGGAGGCGCCAACGAGGAAGTCGTGACGATGCTGAGGGAGATCGGCACCGCGACGCAAGCCCGTGCCGCCGTCGAGGCCAAGCTGAACGGCAAACAAAAGCTTATGGGATTCGGACATCGCGTCTATAAGGTCAAGGATCCCCGTGCTACCGTGCTGCAGGATCTCTCGATACGGCTGTTCAACGTCTGCGGCACTTCGCCGCTCTACGAGGTCGCGGTGGCGGTGGAACAACTCGCCGGCGAACGGCTGCAGGAAAAGGGGATCTATCCGAACGTCGATTTCTATTCAGGCATCATTTACGACAAGATGGGAATCGAGGTGGATCTCTTTACACCGTTGTTCGCCATGGCGAGGGTGAGCGGGTGGCTGGCGCATTGGCTGGAGCAACTCCGGGAAAACAAGCTCTTCCGCCCAGATCAGATCTACTCAGGAGAACACGACCGGCCCTATGTGCCGATCGACCGCCGGTAG
- a CDS encoding Ribonuclease D yields MPAPQPDQIFVTSDEALDALCDRLADRSIIAIDTEFMGEEHFVPRLELIQVAADGVAAVIDFPAVQETAPIARFWDILCDSHIEKVLHAGRQDLELFSHHAGRLPKPFFDTQIAAALVGYGAQTAYGNLVQRVQGVKLDKAHTFTNWSQRPLSHDQLAYALDDVTFLLPVHRHLRQKLTVMGRLQWVDEEFSRLEVSLGAQARDPQERYQRIRGWDSLKPRAAGVLRDLAAWREGEARRRNVPRGRVLRDEVLVQLARQTPRTLDQLRSMRGMYSSEVERNGQALLATMQQALARPESEWPEVPRDRKPDPESTGMLELLQAVLKSRASIENIAPTLIATTGDLQALVERTSPAEEIDIPVLRGWRRQLVGETLLSVLAGRLKVWIDPDAGKLRFGHLDQA; encoded by the coding sequence ATGCCCGCACCGCAACCGGACCAAATCTTCGTCACCTCCGACGAGGCACTCGACGCCCTCTGCGACCGACTCGCAGACCGCTCCATCATCGCCATCGACACCGAATTCATGGGTGAAGAACACTTCGTCCCGCGCCTGGAGTTGATCCAGGTGGCGGCGGACGGAGTGGCCGCGGTCATCGATTTTCCCGCCGTACAGGAGACCGCGCCGATCGCCCGCTTCTGGGACATCCTGTGCGATAGCCACATCGAGAAAGTCCTGCACGCAGGGCGGCAGGACCTCGAATTGTTTTCGCACCATGCCGGCCGCCTGCCGAAACCGTTCTTCGATACGCAGATTGCCGCCGCTCTGGTCGGATACGGCGCACAAACCGCTTATGGCAATCTGGTGCAGCGAGTCCAAGGCGTCAAACTCGACAAAGCTCACACCTTCACGAATTGGAGCCAGCGGCCGTTGAGCCACGATCAACTGGCCTATGCGCTGGACGACGTGACGTTTCTCCTGCCCGTGCACCGGCACCTGCGGCAAAAGCTGACCGTCATGGGCCGGTTGCAATGGGTCGATGAAGAATTCTCCCGCCTGGAGGTGTCCCTAGGCGCGCAGGCTCGGGACCCGCAAGAGCGCTACCAACGTATTCGCGGGTGGGACAGCCTCAAACCTCGCGCGGCCGGTGTCCTGCGCGATCTCGCTGCCTGGCGGGAAGGGGAAGCGCGACGTCGGAATGTGCCGAGGGGCCGCGTCTTGCGCGATGAGGTCCTGGTGCAGTTGGCCCGTCAAACACCGCGCACCCTCGATCAGCTCCGCAGCATGCGCGGTATGTACTCCTCCGAGGTGGAACGAAACGGCCAGGCCTTGCTCGCGACGATGCAGCAGGCGCTGGCCAGGCCGGAATCCGAATGGCCTGAGGTCCCGCGAGACCGCAAACCGGACCCCGAATCCACCGGGATGTTGGAACTCCTTCAGGCGGTCCTCAAGTCCCGCGCCTCCATTGAAAACATCGCCCCCACTCTGATTGCCACCACGGGCGACCTGCAGGCCCTGGTCGAACGGACCTCGCCGGCGGAAGAAATCGATATCCCGGTCCTACGCGGGTGGCGCCGTCAACTGGTCGGTGAAACCCTGCTCAGCGTGTTGGCCGGCCGTCTCAAGGTCTGGATCGATCCGGATGCCGGCAAACTCCGATTCGGCCACCTCGATCAAGCCTAG
- a CDS encoding putative membrane protein has protein sequence MRGGFFGPPPRQNDHDGDSVVTPTAIQLIGTALFVVAIFHTFATSFFEHLAHTRPAHAGLWHLLGEVEVVFGFWASVLMVAMFMTDGTAAATAYLDSRNFTEPMFVFAIMVVAGTRPILHCALLGVRLVSQAIPLSAQMGFYFTVLALVPLLGSFITEPAAMTLAALILRDRFFRKGLSTRLKYATMGVLFVNISIGGTLTPFAAPPVLMVAGTWQWNLGFMMATFGWKAALTVVVNAAVATMLFRKDLYALPSTASETRNEPVPPAIVVIHLVFLATIVLFAHHPTIFMGLFLLFLGVAQAYERHQDRLILREGLLVAFFLAGLVVLGGQQQWWLQPLLMSMSSDAVFFGAALLTAFTDNAALTYLGSLVEGLSDGFKYALVAGAVTGGGLTIIANAPNPAGHAILRTHFEDETVHPIGLFLAALPPTIMAVLAFRYL, from the coding sequence TTGCGCGGCGGCTTCTTCGGCCCGCCGCCCCGGCAGAACGACCATGATGGGGACAGCGTTGTGACTCCGACCGCCATCCAATTGATCGGCACCGCCTTGTTTGTCGTCGCAATTTTCCACACCTTCGCCACCTCTTTTTTCGAGCATTTGGCCCATACCCGCCCGGCGCATGCAGGGCTTTGGCATTTGCTGGGGGAAGTCGAGGTGGTGTTCGGTTTCTGGGCCTCCGTGCTCATGGTCGCGATGTTCATGACGGACGGGACAGCAGCGGCCACGGCCTACCTTGACTCGCGCAATTTCACCGAGCCGATGTTCGTCTTCGCCATCATGGTCGTCGCCGGAACCCGCCCGATTCTCCACTGCGCCTTGCTGGGGGTACGTCTCGTGAGCCAGGCCATCCCCTTGTCGGCGCAGATGGGATTTTATTTCACGGTCCTGGCGCTGGTGCCGTTGCTGGGTTCCTTCATCACGGAGCCGGCGGCCATGACCCTGGCGGCTCTGATTTTGCGCGACCGCTTCTTTCGGAAAGGGCTGTCGACGCGCCTGAAGTACGCGACGATGGGGGTGCTGTTCGTGAATATCTCCATCGGTGGAACCCTCACCCCCTTCGCCGCTCCGCCGGTGTTGATGGTGGCCGGTACATGGCAATGGAACCTCGGTTTTATGATGGCTACGTTCGGGTGGAAGGCGGCCTTGACCGTCGTGGTCAATGCAGCGGTGGCCACAATGCTGTTCCGCAAAGATCTGTACGCCCTTCCCTCGACCGCTTCGGAAACGAGGAACGAACCGGTGCCCCCGGCCATAGTCGTGATCCATCTGGTCTTTCTTGCTACGATCGTGCTGTTCGCCCACCATCCCACGATTTTCATGGGTCTGTTCCTACTCTTCCTCGGCGTCGCGCAGGCCTATGAACGCCACCAGGACCGGTTGATCCTGCGCGAAGGGCTGCTCGTCGCCTTCTTTCTGGCAGGCCTGGTCGTGTTGGGTGGGCAACAACAGTGGTGGTTGCAGCCGCTGTTGATGAGCATGAGCAGCGACGCGGTCTTCTTCGGCGCCGCCCTCCTGACCGCCTTCACGGACAATGCCGCGCTGACATACCTCGGCTCCCTCGTCGAGGGGCTATCCGACGGATTCAAATATGCGCTGGTCGCCGGGGCGGTCACGGGCGGCGGCTTGACCATCATCGCGAACGCCCCGAATCCGGCCGGCCACGCCATCCTCCGCACTCACTTCGAGGATGAGACCGTCCATCCGATCGGACTGTTTCTGGCCGCCTTGCCGCCGACGATCATGGCGGTCTTGGCGTTCAGATACTTATGA
- a CDS encoding NADP-dependent malic enzyme, which translates to MTTDDIGPYSNYRLTVRLALLNKPGIFAKVAALLAEEGANLGAVDIVTANAERMIRDITFDVQNETHGDRVLERLEGLPEVNVLSASDRIFLLHLGGKIRVQSKLPVNTRNVLSMIYTPGVGRVSQAIAKDPAKAYAFTIKNNSVAVVTDGSAVLGLGNLGPAAALPVMEGKVMLFKELAGIDAWPICLATQDSEEIVRIVRGIAPGFGGINLEDISAPRCFEIERALKTSLDIPVMHDDQHGTAVVLLAALTNALKVVGKRMDEVRIVVNGLGAAGTACCRILLAAGACHLLGCDKEGIVLMGEAEELRACRTDLQSCIRRDQPRGTLHEAVKGADVFIGLSVGNVLNRDDLEQMNRDRIVFAMANPDPEVDPKVGDEVSRIFATGRSDFPNQINNALSFPGIFRGALDVQAGEINEAMKLAAAQAIAECVPAAALSEDYIIPSLFDRDVVPRVAKAVAAAARATGVARRRTRMDDDLR; encoded by the coding sequence ATGACGACCGACGACATCGGACCCTATTCGAACTACCGCCTGACCGTCCGCCTCGCGCTCCTCAACAAACCGGGTATCTTCGCCAAGGTCGCCGCCCTGCTCGCGGAGGAGGGGGCGAACCTCGGCGCGGTGGATATCGTGACGGCCAATGCGGAACGCATGATCCGGGATATTACCTTCGACGTGCAGAACGAAACCCACGGCGATCGCGTACTCGAGCGCCTGGAAGGTCTTCCGGAAGTCAATGTGCTCTCCGCGTCCGACCGGATTTTCCTCCTGCACTTGGGAGGGAAAATCCGGGTCCAGAGTAAACTGCCGGTCAACACACGCAACGTCCTCTCGATGATCTACACACCCGGCGTGGGCCGAGTCTCTCAAGCGATCGCCAAAGATCCGGCGAAAGCCTATGCCTTCACCATCAAGAACAACAGCGTAGCCGTCGTCACGGACGGCTCCGCCGTGTTGGGGTTGGGCAACCTCGGGCCGGCGGCGGCGCTGCCGGTGATGGAGGGCAAGGTCATGCTCTTTAAGGAATTGGCCGGCATCGACGCCTGGCCGATCTGCCTGGCGACTCAGGACTCGGAGGAAATCGTCCGCATCGTCCGCGGCATCGCCCCCGGTTTCGGCGGCATCAACCTGGAAGACATCAGCGCCCCACGCTGTTTTGAGATCGAGCGGGCACTCAAGACCTCGCTGGACATTCCCGTCATGCATGACGATCAACACGGCACGGCCGTCGTCTTGCTGGCCGCGCTGACCAACGCGCTCAAGGTGGTGGGCAAACGGATGGACGAAGTCCGGATCGTGGTGAACGGCCTGGGGGCTGCCGGCACCGCCTGTTGTCGCATTCTGCTCGCAGCGGGCGCCTGCCATCTCCTCGGATGCGACAAAGAAGGCATCGTCCTGATGGGAGAAGCGGAAGAACTGCGCGCCTGCCGCACCGATCTGCAGTCCTGTATCCGGCGCGACCAGCCGCGCGGCACCCTGCACGAGGCCGTGAAGGGTGCCGATGTCTTTATCGGCCTCTCCGTGGGGAACGTCTTGAACAGAGACGACCTGGAGCAGATGAACCGAGACCGCATCGTCTTTGCGATGGCCAATCCCGATCCGGAGGTCGATCCGAAGGTCGGCGACGAGGTCTCTCGAATTTTCGCCACGGGCCGCTCGGATTTCCCGAACCAGATCAACAACGCCTTGTCGTTTCCGGGAATTTTTCGCGGAGCGCTCGACGTGCAAGCCGGCGAGATCAACGAGGCCATGAAACTGGCGGCAGCCCAGGCAATCGCCGAATGTGTGCCGGCCGCGGCACTCTCGGAGGACTACATCATTCCCAGCCTGTTCGACCGTGACGTGGTTCCCCGCGTGGCGAAAGCCGTGGCAGCCGCCGCGCGCGCCACCGGCGTCGCCAGACGCCGGACCAGGATGGACGACGACCTCCGCTGA
- a CDS encoding Peptidoglycan-associated lipoprotein, translating to MIRPRPFVLLGLLAMIAPVVLDGCAGKSGVSGGNTVTPAKPRAEERIAAAPVQEVAPPPEPAPVPLRSVEMAARNATGEQNIPFPDVLFDFDQYVLRDDALTAVEDNAKRLRDHGVTRVLLEGRCDEIGTAEYNMVLGERRALSVKRYLESLGMSQVQVDVTSFGKDRPLCLQHNPVCWQKNRSVHFVVKQ from the coding sequence ATGATCCGTCCGCGTCCATTTGTCCTGCTGGGACTTCTCGCCATGATCGCTCCCGTCGTACTCGACGGCTGCGCGGGCAAATCGGGGGTCAGCGGAGGCAATACCGTGACGCCGGCCAAACCTCGCGCGGAGGAGCGCATTGCCGCCGCTCCGGTGCAGGAAGTCGCTCCGCCTCCCGAGCCGGCACCGGTTCCTCTGCGGTCGGTGGAAATGGCCGCGCGGAATGCGACTGGAGAGCAAAATATCCCCTTTCCCGATGTCCTGTTCGACTTCGACCAATATGTCTTACGGGATGACGCCCTCACGGCCGTCGAGGACAATGCCAAACGGCTACGGGACCACGGCGTGACCAGGGTACTGTTGGAAGGGCGTTGCGATGAAATCGGTACCGCCGAATACAATATGGTGCTGGGTGAACGGCGCGCCCTCAGCGTGAAACGCTATCTCGAATCCTTGGGGATGAGTCAGGTGCAGGTGGATGTCACCAGTTTCGGCAAGGATCGTCCCCTCTGCCTCCAACATAATCCCGTCTGCTGGCAGAAGAACCGCAGCGTGCATTTCGTGGTAAAACAGTAA